In Aristaeella hokkaidonensis, the following are encoded in one genomic region:
- a CDS encoding ABC transporter permease: protein MARERIRKKKESQARQIWRRFRKNRIAMAALVVLTIIVLLACLADLIWNYEKDACQINVPARLQKPSAEHWLGTDEMGRDMLCRIVYGARASLIVGLAATTFALLVGGVLGAVCGYYGGKLDNIIMRCTDVLLAIPGLLLAIAIMSAFKPNIFYISLALGISYISKFTRIVRSAVLTVREQEYIEAAKAIGAKDHTIILKHLLMNCMAPIFVQYALAIGSRILSVSTLSYIGMGIQAPTPDWGNMLSGARAYIRGNAYLVLGPGIALLLTISAFNLIGDGLRDAMDPRLKK from the coding sequence ATGGCAAGGGAAAGAATCAGAAAGAAGAAGGAAAGCCAGGCCAGGCAGATATGGAGACGGTTTCGTAAAAACCGGATTGCGATGGCCGCATTGGTTGTGCTGACAATTATTGTGTTATTGGCCTGTCTGGCGGATCTTATCTGGAATTATGAAAAGGATGCCTGTCAGATCAATGTGCCGGCTCGGCTTCAGAAACCGTCTGCTGAACACTGGCTTGGAACGGACGAAATGGGCCGGGATATGCTTTGCCGGATAGTGTACGGTGCAAGGGCTTCATTGATCGTCGGACTTGCAGCCACTACTTTTGCCCTTCTTGTTGGAGGGGTTCTCGGGGCTGTTTGCGGGTATTATGGTGGAAAACTGGATAATATAATCATGCGTTGTACAGATGTTCTGCTGGCAATTCCGGGATTGCTTCTGGCAATAGCTATCATGAGTGCGTTCAAACCAAACATCTTCTATATTAGCCTGGCGTTGGGAATATCTTACATTTCCAAGTTTACCCGCATTGTTCGCTCCGCAGTACTGACTGTGCGGGAACAGGAATATATCGAAGCGGCTAAAGCCATTGGCGCAAAAGATCATACGATTATTCTGAAGCATCTGCTGATGAACTGTATGGCTCCAATTTTTGTTCAGTATGCACTGGCCATTGGAAGTCGTATATTGTCGGTTTCCACGCTGAGTTATATAGGCATGGGCATACAGGCACCTACACCGGACTGGGGGAATATGTTATCCGGGGCACGGGCGTATATCCGTGGAAATGCCTATCTTGTGCTTGGTCCCGGTATAGCTTTACTATTAACAATCAGCGCTTTTAATCTGATAGGTGACGGACTGAGAGACGCGATGGATCCAAGGCTCAAGAAATAG
- a CDS encoding ABC transporter ATP-binding protein has product MSRYNNLMLEIRGLVVEYRTEDETVQAVNDINLWIEKGKSLGLVGETGAGKTTAALSILNLLPETTGVIVDGTITLDGEAIIRKNRDGKSVSAMTDSDMQKIRGDKVAMIFQDPMTALNPIFTVGYQIAEAVKLHQKCSNKQAEKKAEEMLELVGIPASRKDEYPHQFSGGMKQRVVIAMALACNPVLLIADEPTTALDVTVQAQVLEMIKGLSEKLGTSVLMITHDLGIIAEMCDEVSVMYAGAIVEHGTLEDVFDRTRHPYTRGLFNSLPNIQNRTARLKPIRGLMPDPSNLPMGCAFADRCDYATEKCRGEKPRKQWLTDSHFVACHLYEDGRDEDRL; this is encoded by the coding sequence ATGAGCCGATATAATAATCTGATGCTGGAAATCAGAGGATTGGTTGTTGAGTACCGGACAGAAGATGAAACAGTTCAGGCAGTCAACGATATTAATCTCTGGATCGAAAAAGGCAAATCTCTCGGACTGGTTGGAGAAACCGGTGCGGGAAAAACGACAGCAGCGCTATCTATCCTTAATCTTCTTCCGGAGACTACTGGGGTGATTGTGGATGGGACTATTACGCTGGATGGAGAAGCGATTATCCGAAAAAACAGAGACGGAAAAAGTGTCTCGGCGATGACGGATTCTGATATGCAGAAAATCCGTGGCGACAAGGTTGCAATGATATTTCAGGATCCGATGACAGCGCTGAATCCGATTTTTACTGTTGGGTATCAAATCGCAGAAGCTGTGAAGCTGCATCAGAAATGCAGTAATAAACAAGCAGAGAAAAAAGCAGAAGAAATGTTGGAACTGGTTGGCATTCCAGCTAGCCGGAAGGATGAATATCCACATCAGTTTTCCGGTGGCATGAAACAGCGTGTTGTAATAGCTATGGCACTTGCATGCAATCCGGTACTCTTGATAGCTGATGAACCGACAACAGCACTGGACGTGACTGTACAGGCACAGGTTCTTGAAATGATCAAAGGACTGAGCGAAAAGCTGGGGACATCCGTATTGATGATTACCCATGATCTGGGAATCATTGCAGAGATGTGCGACGAAGTATCTGTGATGTATGCGGGAGCTATTGTGGAACATGGAACCCTAGAGGATGTGTTTGACCGAACGAGACACCCATATACCCGCGGCCTATTCAATTCTCTTCCCAACATCCAGAACAGAACGGCAAGGCTTAAACCGATCCGAGGCTTGATGCCAGACCCTTCCAATCTTCCCATGGGCTGTGCGTTTGCGGATCGATGCGATTATGCGACTGAGAAATGCAGAGGCGAAAAACCCAGGAAACAATGGCTAACGGATTCGCATTTTGTTGCCTGTCATTTATATGAAGACGGAAGAGATGAGGACAGGCTGTAA
- a CDS encoding ABC transporter ATP-binding protein — MMIHRDILLDVQHLTKYFSTSNGMLHAVDDVSFQIERGKTLGIVGESGCGKSTIGRTILRLLEPTAGTVIFDGVDLATLSKKELRETRQKMQIIFQDPFSSLDPRMTVSQTIAEPLKLHGIIKDKKDREKRVLELMDTVGLAERLYDTYPHELDGGRRQRIGIARALAMKPKFIVCDEPVSALDVSIQAQILNLMKDIQQQENLTYIFITHDLSVVNHFADDIAVMYMGRMVEKAPSEVLFERPIHPYTQALLSAIPVPDIHHEMKRIVLTGEVTSPIDPKPVCRFSARCPSAGDECLKCEPVLTETEPDHWVACHMNVQTVRDTEYNQDNSKER; from the coding sequence ATGATGATCCATAGGGATATATTACTGGACGTACAGCATCTGACAAAATATTTCAGCACTTCAAACGGAATGCTTCATGCAGTGGATGATGTATCGTTTCAGATTGAACGTGGAAAAACTCTGGGAATTGTAGGAGAATCCGGTTGCGGAAAGTCCACTATTGGACGGACGATTCTGCGACTGCTTGAGCCGACAGCTGGAACGGTGATCTTTGACGGTGTCGATTTGGCTACGCTCAGCAAAAAAGAACTTCGAGAAACCCGTCAGAAAATGCAGATAATCTTTCAGGATCCGTTTTCATCCCTGGATCCCAGAATGACAGTTAGCCAGACGATTGCAGAGCCTTTGAAACTGCATGGTATTATCAAGGATAAGAAAGACCGCGAAAAACGGGTTTTGGAGTTGATGGATACTGTTGGTCTGGCAGAGCGGCTTTATGATACTTATCCGCATGAACTGGACGGTGGACGCAGACAACGGATTGGTATAGCTCGGGCGTTGGCGATGAAACCGAAGTTTATTGTATGTGATGAACCGGTATCTGCGCTCGATGTATCAATCCAAGCTCAGATCCTGAATCTGATGAAGGATATACAGCAACAGGAAAACTTGACATATATTTTTATTACCCATGATCTTTCCGTGGTGAATCATTTTGCAGATGATATTGCTGTAATGTATATGGGTCGGATGGTAGAAAAAGCACCTTCAGAAGTATTGTTCGAGCGACCGATTCATCCTTATACACAGGCACTTCTTTCGGCTATTCCTGTTCCGGATATCCATCATGAGATGAAAAGGATTGTCCTCACGGGAGAGGTAACTTCTCCGATTGATCCCAAACCCGTATGCCGGTTTTCTGCCAGATGTCCTTCTGCCGGAGATGAGTGCTTGAAATGCGAACCTGTTTTGACAGAAACAGAACCGGATCATTGGGTGGCGTGTCATATGAATGTCCAGACAGTACGTGATACAGAATACAATCAGGATAACAGTAAAGAACGATAA
- a CDS encoding sugar phosphate nucleotidyltransferase → MNIILLSGGSGKRLWPLSNNVRSKQFLKIFRKTDGTKESMAQRMYRMIKEVDNDATVTIATSENQIPQIRAQLGENVGISVEPTRRDTFPAIALAAAFLRENGVGKDEPVIVCPVDPYVESDYFECLKELSDEAGKENAACLTLMGIEPTYPSEKYGYIIPCSSGHIAAVSEFKEKPSMETAEKYIAAGALWNGGVFAFKLSYVLDIAQSIFGTCDYQELYDHYADCPKISFDYAVVEKEKSINVVRFAGAWKDLGTWNTLTEAMDEATTGNAVADSCNNTHVINELGIPVIALGVEDAVIAATPDGILVSTKEKSPELKSFVADSRPMYERRGWGEYKVLDYKSHQDGNNSLVKELILTQGQHISYQRHKHRMEVWTFTEGTGELILDGEVKPVSRGDVAVIRAGMKHAIRAVSELHIIEVQIGSELTEDDIERLDWDWGTRE, encoded by the coding sequence ATGAATATTATTCTTTTAAGCGGTGGTTCCGGAAAACGGTTATGGCCATTATCCAACAATGTACGATCCAAACAGTTCCTGAAGATCTTCAGGAAGACAGATGGCACAAAAGAGTCCATGGCACAGCGGATGTACCGGATGATCAAAGAAGTGGACAATGATGCTACTGTCACGATTGCCACGAGCGAGAACCAGATTCCTCAGATCAGGGCGCAGCTTGGGGAGAACGTCGGGATCAGCGTGGAACCGACGAGAAGGGATACTTTTCCGGCAATCGCATTGGCTGCAGCATTCCTGAGGGAAAACGGAGTGGGAAAGGATGAACCGGTTATCGTCTGTCCTGTGGATCCCTATGTGGAGTCTGACTACTTTGAATGCCTGAAGGAATTGAGTGACGAAGCCGGGAAGGAAAACGCTGCCTGTCTTACGCTAATGGGAATAGAACCGACCTATCCGAGTGAAAAGTATGGATATATTATTCCCTGTTCTTCCGGTCATATCGCTGCTGTTTCGGAATTCAAGGAAAAGCCTTCCATGGAAACTGCGGAGAAGTATATTGCTGCCGGCGCATTATGGAATGGCGGTGTTTTCGCGTTTAAACTGTCCTATGTACTTGATATTGCACAATCCATTTTCGGTACCTGTGATTATCAGGAACTATATGATCATTATGCGGATTGTCCCAAGATCTCCTTTGACTATGCTGTAGTGGAAAAGGAGAAAAGTATCAATGTGGTTCGCTTTGCGGGAGCATGGAAAGATCTGGGCACCTGGAATACGCTGACAGAAGCAATGGACGAAGCGACAACGGGAAACGCAGTTGCAGATTCCTGTAACAACACGCATGTGATCAATGAGCTGGGTATTCCGGTCATTGCGCTGGGAGTTGAGGATGCGGTCATCGCCGCTACGCCGGACGGGATTCTGGTAAGTACAAAGGAAAAAAGCCCGGAGCTCAAGTCTTTTGTTGCGGACAGCCGGCCGATGTATGAACGTCGCGGTTGGGGAGAATACAAGGTTCTTGATTACAAAAGCCACCAGGACGGGAATAACAGTCTGGTTAAGGAACTGATTCTGACACAGGGACAGCATATCTCATACCAGCGGCATAAGCACAGGATGGAAGTCTGGACTTTTACCGAGGGAACTGGTGAGCTTATCCTGGACGGGGAGGTTAAACCGGTCAGTCGGGGAGACGTGGCAGTGATCCGGGCCGGCATG